The following coding sequences lie in one Archaeoglobus neptunius genomic window:
- the ilvD gene encoding dihydroxy-acid dehydratase encodes MRSDEVKRGIDRVAHRALLKALGVTDDEMDKPFIGVANAYNTIVPGHMTLDKLTQAVKEGIYAAGGVPFEFGIIGICDGIAMGHEGMCFSLPSRELVADTIEAMVEAHRFDGLVVVASCDKIIPGMLMAMLRLNIPAIAVTGGPMPYERVGGEKVSIKDAFEAAGMYKSGKLDDAGLKLYEDYCAPYCGSCQGLYTANSMQILTETLGLSMPYCSTSPCPSSRKLRIAKQSGKRVVDLVRQNIKPLDFINERSFENAITMDMLVGGSTNTVLHLPAVAKEAGIRLSLDLFDEISRRTPHIVSIDPASKEMVVDLDESGGVPMLIRKAKRYFHNEMTVSGKTLYEIAEEAVLRGRDIIRSPDSPLHKEGGIAILKGNIAENGSVIKAAAVSEEMQKFEGYAKVFDSEKEALKAILDGKIENGDVVVIRYMGPKGAPGMPEMLLPTAAISGLGLERVALITDGRFSGATRGPCIGHVSPEAAVGGNIALLEDGDTISIDIPARKLEAKISEEEFEERREKWKPKEKDLKGYLGKYVKLVKGAEDGAALL; translated from the coding sequence ATGAGAAGTGATGAAGTGAAAAGGGGAATAGACAGGGTTGCCCACAGAGCTCTTTTGAAAGCTCTTGGCGTTACAGATGACGAGATGGATAAACCTTTTATAGGGGTTGCCAATGCATACAACACGATTGTTCCCGGACATATGACTCTTGACAAGCTAACCCAGGCCGTTAAGGAGGGGATTTACGCTGCAGGTGGCGTGCCTTTTGAGTTTGGCATAATCGGAATATGTGATGGAATAGCAATGGGACATGAAGGAATGTGCTTCTCCCTGCCATCAAGAGAGCTTGTTGCGGACACCATAGAGGCAATGGTTGAGGCTCACAGGTTTGATGGGCTTGTTGTTGTTGCGAGCTGTGATAAGATAATTCCGGGAATGCTGATGGCAATGCTCAGACTGAACATCCCGGCCATTGCCGTCACCGGGGGTCCGATGCCCTACGAGAGGGTTGGTGGAGAGAAAGTTTCGATAAAGGATGCGTTCGAGGCTGCCGGAATGTACAAGTCCGGAAAGCTGGATGACGCCGGTCTTAAGCTCTATGAAGACTACTGCGCCCCGTACTGCGGTAGCTGTCAGGGCCTGTACACGGCAAACAGTATGCAGATTCTGACCGAAACCCTTGGTTTGAGCATGCCTTACTGCTCCACATCCCCCTGCCCATCTTCAAGAAAGCTTAGAATAGCGAAGCAGAGCGGTAAGAGGGTTGTAGACCTGGTAAGGCAGAACATAAAGCCTCTTGATTTCATTAATGAGAGATCTTTTGAGAATGCCATAACCATGGACATGCTGGTTGGCGGATCAACGAACACAGTCCTGCACCTGCCTGCTGTTGCGAAGGAGGCGGGGATAAGGCTAAGTCTTGACCTCTTTGACGAGATAAGCAGAAGAACACCGCATATTGTGTCTATAGATCCGGCAAGCAAGGAAATGGTTGTTGATCTGGACGAGAGCGGTGGAGTGCCGATGCTCATCAGGAAGGCAAAGAGGTACTTCCACAATGAGATGACGGTGAGCGGCAAAACCCTCTACGAGATAGCTGAAGAGGCGGTTTTAAGAGGGAGAGATATAATCAGGAGTCCTGACAGCCCCTTGCATAAAGAGGGAGGTATAGCAATACTTAAGGGGAATATCGCAGAAAACGGTTCAGTGATTAAGGCTGCTGCTGTGAGTGAGGAGATGCAGAAGTTTGAGGGGTATGCGAAAGTTTTCGACAGCGAGAAGGAGGCGCTTAAAGCCATACTCGATGGTAAAATTGAGAACGGGGACGTGGTTGTTATAAGATACATGGGTCCGAAAGGTGCGCCGGGAATGCCGGAGATGCTCCTGCCGACAGCAGCCATATCTGGGCTGGGTTTGGAGAGGGTTGCACTGATTACAGATGGAAGATTCAGCGGAGCGACGAGAGGACCGTGCATAGGGCATGTTTCACCCGAAGCTGCTGTGGGTGGGAACATAGCCCTCCTCGAGGATGGGGATACGATCTCAATTGACATCCCAGCCAGAAAACTGGAGGCAAAGATTTCGGAAGAGGAGTTTGAGGAGAGAAGGGAAAAGTGGAAGCCAAAAGAGAAGGATCTGAAGGGTTATCTGGGGAAGTATGTCAAACTGGTAAAGGGGGCTGAGGATGGTGCCGCCCTTCTTTAA
- a CDS encoding type II toxin-antitoxin system PemK/MazF family toxin, producing MQKSSLSYKEGDIVILELPFTDLIGKKLRPVLVLSSENLNRISSDFIVAKISSSHHLPDFEVELTPRDLEEGKLKKTSYVHCHSIFTIERNLIIKKVGRLKQQKLFEVKNIIRRVFNL from the coding sequence ATGCAGAAGAGCTCTTTGAGCTATAAAGAAGGCGATATCGTCATTCTTGAGCTGCCGTTTACAGATTTAATAGGCAAAAAGCTTAGACCGGTGCTCGTTTTAAGTTCAGAAAATTTAAATCGCATATCATCTGACTTTATAGTTGCCAAAATAAGCTCATCCCACCATCTGCCTGATTTTGAAGTTGAGTTGACTCCTAGGGATTTAGAAGAAGGAAAACTCAAGAAAACAAGTTATGTTCACTGCCACTCCATTTTTACTATTGAGAGAAATCTTATTATCAAAAAAGTTGGGAGACTAAAACAGCAAAAACTTTTTGAGGTTAAAAATATAATTAGAAGAGTATTTAATCTTTAG
- a CDS encoding UPF0175 family protein produces MGLKVSAFQKEINVLLRKYSEEELLKEAIRALFEVNPQLKIEVALELYKDEEVSLEKAAEIAGMEVVEFREFVSRKIKREVGSNEDELRKRTEKLKSML; encoded by the coding sequence ATGGGTCTAAAAGTATCCGCCTTCCAGAAGGAGATCAACGTATTGCTCAGGAAGTATTCCGAAGAGGAGTTGCTGAAAGAGGCTATAAGAGCTTTGTTCGAGGTAAATCCCCAACTCAAAATAGAGGTAGCCTTGGAATTGTACAAAGATGAAGAGGTATCGCTTGAGAAAGCAGCGGAAATCGCCGGTATGGAGGTAGTAGAATTCAGAGAATTCGTTAGCAGGAAAATTAAGAGAGAAGTTGGCTCAAATGAAGATGAGTTGAGGAAGAGAACAGAGAAGCTGAAAAGCATGCTATGA
- a CDS encoding HepT-like ribonuclease domain-containing protein codes for MFDILEACRRIQKYVENLSYEDLLKNEEKQDAVIRNIEIIGEAVKNISADLKEKYRIDWRKISGMKDKLIHSYFGVKIEIVWIVATKEIPGLMNNITMIIKNEFNWIKAHNIHH; via the coding sequence TTGTTTGACATCCTCGAAGCATGTAGGAGAATTCAAAAATATGTGGAAAATTTGAGTTACGAGGATCTTCTTAAAAATGAGGAGAAGCAAGATGCAGTAATTCGCAACATCGAAATTATTGGTGAAGCTGTCAAGAATATTTCAGCAGATCTCAAAGAAAAATACAGGATTGATTGGAGGAAAATATCAGGAATGAAGGACAAGCTCATACATTCTTATTTCGGTGTGAAGATAGAGATCGTTTGGATAGTTGCAACAAAAGAAATACCAGGACTGATGAATAACATAACGATGATAATCAAAAATGAATTCAATTGGATTAAAGCCCATAATATTCATCACTGA
- a CDS encoding peptidase MA family metallohydrolase translates to MASKKLVLIIILAVLIAACVGESGKSYVSSETRVPATTTMAKTQPWSSRTEAKFDLDEVHVKFDGLIDKNEEFNPVEDNDDTDFVDLYQLYSFRNSSTLYIGLTFYDLAFTSNSMVVINLKSDKMYQILLYGDSFEFKDYGYGGKVYYKGKAKKSCTSMELVLDLDKLRDMGIDTDFTIRQVSVVAKTATFTLKDSMSPGIKPFRVKKLEIEDAPGIFEGLAAVQPSNAWKELNADGVVIRYHKGDRSRDIVLNAIKAAKVRVCSIFNCPTSVKITIYANHEEYENAVGKDLPVWTVGIGRAEGIELQSPSSWGHGRNQHSPDQACQIVVHEYTHYVVANIAGSSLPRWLNEGLAVYLALQINEDRITNAMASGKLIPIEKLDDSWDKNPGLAYSESGGFVRFLVEKYGWDAISRILLEHEKGINRVLMDVTGKTLDQLEDEWIG, encoded by the coding sequence ATGGCTTCAAAAAAATTAGTTTTGATAATAATTTTAGCCGTTTTGATAGCCGCCTGTGTTGGCGAGTCGGGCAAGAGTTACGTGTCCAGTGAAACTCGCGTGCCCGCAACAACCACCATGGCCAAAACGCAGCCATGGAGTTCCCGGACTGAAGCCAAATTTGATTTGGATGAAGTACACGTGAAGTTTGACGGTTTAATTGATAAGAACGAGGAGTTCAACCCCGTGGAAGATAATGACGATACCGATTTTGTTGACCTGTACCAGTTGTACAGCTTCAGAAACTCCTCAACGCTTTATATTGGACTGACGTTCTACGATCTTGCGTTCACCTCAAACTCCATGGTCGTCATAAACCTGAAATCAGACAAAATGTATCAGATCCTGCTGTACGGAGACAGCTTTGAATTCAAGGATTACGGATATGGTGGAAAGGTGTACTACAAAGGAAAGGCCAAGAAGAGCTGCACTTCAATGGAACTCGTCCTCGACCTCGACAAGCTCAGAGATATGGGCATCGATACGGATTTCACGATACGTCAGGTCAGTGTGGTCGCCAAAACCGCAACATTCACACTTAAGGACAGCATGTCCCCCGGAATAAAGCCCTTCAGAGTGAAAAAATTAGAGATAGAGGATGCACCGGGAATCTTCGAGGGGCTTGCCGCTGTACAACCATCAAATGCGTGGAAAGAGCTGAATGCTGATGGTGTGGTAATCAGATACCATAAAGGTGACAGGAGCAGAGACATCGTTCTGAATGCCATTAAAGCTGCCAAGGTCAGAGTTTGCAGCATTTTTAACTGCCCAACCAGCGTTAAGATAACGATCTACGCCAACCACGAGGAATATGAGAATGCGGTTGGAAAAGACCTGCCGGTGTGGACGGTCGGAATAGGACGAGCTGAGGGTATAGAACTGCAGTCCCCCTCCTCCTGGGGCCACGGTAGAAATCAGCACTCTCCAGATCAGGCATGCCAGATCGTTGTTCACGAGTACACCCACTACGTTGTAGCAAACATTGCCGGAAGCTCGCTTCCACGGTGGTTGAACGAGGGACTTGCTGTTTATCTGGCCCTTCAAATTAATGAAGACAGGATCACAAACGCCATGGCGAGTGGAAAGCTAATACCCATAGAAAAACTTGACGATAGCTGGGACAAAAATCCGGGACTTGCCTACTCTGAGTCAGGAGGCTTCGTCAGGTTTTTAGTTGAAAAGTACGGGTGGGATGCGATCAGCAGAATATTGCTGGAGCATGAAAAAGGTATCAACCGTGTTCTGATGGATGTCACCGGAAAAACGCTTGATCAGCTTGAAGATGAGTGGATCGGCTGA
- the trxA gene encoding thioredoxin gives MDEIEIIRKKKMMELMQKMSGEEKIKAVDTPVKLNTANFDETLKKYENVVIDFWAEWCMPCRMIAPVVEELAKEYAGKVVFGKLNTDENPAIASRYGISAIPTLIFFKNGRPVDQVVGALPKSEIKRWVERNIK, from the coding sequence ATGGACGAAATAGAGATTATAAGAAAGAAAAAAATGATGGAGTTGATGCAGAAGATGAGTGGAGAGGAGAAGATTAAAGCAGTGGACACCCCAGTAAAGCTTAACACTGCCAATTTCGATGAAACGCTGAAAAAATACGAGAACGTCGTCATCGATTTTTGGGCGGAGTGGTGCATGCCATGCAGAATGATTGCTCCGGTGGTAGAGGAGCTGGCAAAGGAGTATGCAGGGAAGGTGGTATTCGGAAAGCTGAACACGGATGAGAATCCAGCCATAGCTTCGAGATACGGAATATCCGCAATACCAACGCTCATTTTCTTCAAGAATGGCAGGCCTGTTGATCAGGTGGTCGGGGCTCTGCCGAAAAGCGAAATAAAGAGATGGGTTGAGAGAAACATCAAATAA
- a CDS encoding mannose-1-phosphate guanylyltransferase/mannose-6-phosphate isomerase produces the protein MKIVILAGGSGTRLFPLSREELPKQFIEIFENRSLFQHTVRRALMLADPEDIYIVANEKHKFRVLDQLAEIGVEIPNILLEPVAKNTLPAVIYALREIGGDATVAVMPADHLIDANEDFIKAFKNAEKLADNHIVTFGVKPTHPHTGYGYIKPGKELGEGFLVERFIEKPNRETAEMLIREGCLWNSGIFVFSKDLFLEECGKHVPEVLGLLEKTDYISLPEVSIDKGVMEKTDKAAVIPLNTFWSDVGSFDAIYELYKKDDRGNAISGEILIVDSENNLAISERLLALVGVRDLAVIDTGDVVLVSSKKDSQKIRDIVRILREKGDKRVEVHRTAYRPWGSYTVLEEGQFYRIKRLTVLPKKRLSLQRHYHRSEHWVVVKGTAKVVVDDRELLLRNGESTFIRAGETHRLENPGMIPLEVIEVQIGEFIDEDDIERLEDDFRRD, from the coding sequence GTGAAAATCGTCATTCTCGCTGGAGGGAGTGGCACAAGATTGTTCCCACTCAGCAGGGAGGAGTTGCCAAAGCAGTTTATAGAAATTTTCGAAAACAGGTCTTTATTCCAGCATACCGTTAGGAGGGCTCTGATGCTAGCTGATCCAGAGGACATCTATATTGTCGCAAACGAAAAACACAAGTTCCGTGTTCTTGATCAGCTTGCGGAAATTGGGGTGGAAATACCAAACATTCTGCTCGAACCTGTAGCAAAAAATACTCTGCCAGCGGTCATATATGCTTTGAGGGAGATTGGTGGAGATGCAACAGTTGCTGTAATGCCGGCAGATCATCTTATTGATGCAAATGAAGACTTTATAAAAGCCTTCAAGAACGCAGAAAAGCTGGCTGACAACCACATCGTAACCTTCGGCGTTAAACCCACTCACCCACACACTGGATATGGTTATATAAAACCGGGAAAAGAGCTTGGAGAGGGATTTCTGGTTGAGAGGTTTATTGAAAAGCCGAACAGAGAGACAGCGGAAATGCTGATCAGAGAAGGTTGCCTCTGGAACAGCGGAATATTTGTCTTCTCAAAGGATCTGTTTCTCGAGGAGTGCGGAAAGCATGTTCCGGAAGTGCTGGGCTTGTTGGAAAAGACAGACTACATCTCTCTGCCAGAGGTTTCAATTGACAAAGGTGTGATGGAGAAAACGGATAAGGCTGCGGTAATACCGCTTAACACCTTCTGGAGCGATGTCGGAAGCTTTGATGCAATCTATGAACTGTATAAGAAGGATGATAGGGGTAACGCCATCTCCGGGGAGATCCTCATAGTTGACTCTGAAAACAATCTCGCAATCTCTGAAAGACTGCTGGCATTGGTGGGAGTCAGGGACCTCGCTGTGATCGATACCGGAGATGTTGTACTCGTATCCTCAAAGAAGGATTCTCAGAAGATAAGGGATATCGTTAGAATTCTCAGGGAAAAGGGGGATAAACGAGTTGAAGTACACAGAACGGCCTACAGACCCTGGGGATCATATACGGTTCTCGAGGAGGGACAATTTTACAGGATAAAAAGGCTTACGGTGTTGCCAAAGAAGAGACTCAGTTTGCAGAGGCATTACCACAGAAGTGAGCACTGGGTTGTGGTCAAGGGCACGGCGAAGGTTGTTGTTGATGACAGAGAACTCCTTTTGAGGAACGGAGAGAGCACCTTCATAAGGGCGGGAGAGACGCACAGGTTGGAGAACCCCGGCATGATACCTCTGGAAGTCATAGAGGTGCAGATTGGGGAGTTCATCGACGAAGACGACATAGAGAGGCTTGAGGACGATTTCAGGAGAGACTGA
- a CDS encoding toxin-antitoxin system TumE family protein produces the protein MQIDDYLDQVINTLKTSPVILSYELNVDVKSSTLVLLYGAVLFKDGSTLEFLELIKDASKGLERIRYRFHYRKSETPIFRYDNAPHHREVATFPHHVHIGEKVLPSKSKSLLDVFKEIESIL, from the coding sequence GTGCAGATAGATGATTATTTAGACCAAGTAATAAATACACTGAAAACTAGTCCGGTCATACTTTCTTACGAATTAAATGTTGATGTTAAATCTTCCACACTGGTTCTGCTTTATGGGGCAGTTCTTTTTAAAGACGGTTCGACACTCGAATTTTTGGAACTCATAAAGGATGCCAGTAAAGGTTTGGAGAGAATAAGGTACCGATTCCATTATAGGAAATCTGAAACTCCCATTTTTAGATACGATAACGCACCACACCACAGAGAGGTCGCTACGTTTCCACATCATGTTCATATTGGTGAAAAAGTTTTGCCCTCAAAAAGCAAGAGCCTTTTGGATGTGTTTAAAGAGATTGAGAGCATTTTGTAA
- a CDS encoding nucleotidyltransferase family protein yields MNVERILKLLRDHKDELRKNFGVKKIGVFGSYAKGEESARSDLDIYVEFYMDELTFEKYLKLTEYLEALLGRKVDLITRDGVETIRIPYIKESIKRGLIYA; encoded by the coding sequence ATGAATGTCGAGAGAATCTTAAAGTTATTGAGAGATCATAAGGATGAGCTTAGAAAGAACTTTGGTGTGAAAAAAATAGGCGTTTTCGGATCTTACGCAAAGGGAGAAGAGTCTGCTAGGAGCGACTTGGACATTTATGTCGAATTTTACATGGACGAGCTTACCTTTGAAAAGTATCTGAAATTGACTGAATATCTTGAAGCTCTCTTGGGCAGAAAGGTGGATCTGATCACCAGGGATGGAGTAGAAACCATCAGAATCCCATATATAAAGGAGAGCATCAAAAGAGGCTTAATCTATGCATAG
- a CDS encoding type II toxin-antitoxin system RelE family toxin → MEWRIVYHKNAKKFLRDLDENRRNTVFNKLNELVDGLQDGVIPIRRLDIQKLKGKWEGFVRLRVGNFRVILRIDLTRKTVFVYNIHFRGKVY, encoded by the coding sequence ATGGAATGGAGAATAGTGTACCATAAAAATGCTAAGAAATTTCTGAGAGATTTAGACGAAAATAGAAGAAATACTGTGTTTAACAAGCTGAATGAGTTGGTGGATGGCCTTCAAGATGGCGTAATCCCCATCAGGCGTCTCGATATACAGAAATTAAAGGGTAAGTGGGAGGGCTTTGTTAGATTGAGGGTTGGTAATTTTAGAGTTATACTCAGAATTGACCTGACAAGAAAAACGGTTTTTGTTTATAATATACATTTTCGAGGTAAGGTTTATTGA
- a CDS encoding antitoxin family protein, whose product MSKKIECIYEKGVLIPLIKLDVPERSKVILSIEEVKTLNDLKLHGYFKLLREGEDAEELFEL is encoded by the coding sequence ATGAGCAAGAAGATTGAGTGCATATACGAGAAAGGGGTTTTAATACCGCTGATCAAACTCGACGTTCCGGAGAGATCTAAGGTGATCTTGAGTATAGAAGAGGTAAAAACATTGAACGATCTGAAACTGCATGGATATTTTAAGCTTCTGAGAGAGGGTGAGGATGCAGAAGAGCTCTTTGAGCTATAA
- a CDS encoding DUF3368 domain-containing protein: protein MAFCSVLSLLHCGRREYTGKLRLLSPSFVFGHKPVGILIRAKREGKVECLKDEIEKLMKTGFWLNRELYERILEELGEL from the coding sequence ATGGCCTTCTGCTCTGTGCTAAGCTTACTGCACTGTGGGAGGCGAGAATATACAGGAAAATTGAGACTGTTAAGTCCATCCTTCGTATTTGGTCATAAACCAGTAGGTATTTTAATCAGGGCAAAGCGTGAAGGTAAAGTAGAGTGTTTAAAGGATGAGATTGAAAAGCTTATGAAAACGGGATTCTGGTTAAATAGAGAATTGTATGAAAGAATACTGGAAGAGTTGGGGGAGTTATAA
- a CDS encoding AAA family ATPase, producing the protein MPKRESAEIKYLILRPLGYPLKASYHEYPEVDNPKVFDVYAKEQWKGEFVHKNKLIFDIRMFPDFAFEVIDCEPPSGYISDSTIILVESESKIIETEIVRDITLKDVVGQDEAKKKARVILEYLKNPEKFGKWSPKNVLFYGPPGTGKTMMAKALSNEAKTPFLSVKSTKLIGDHVGDGARKVHELYERARQLAPCIVFLDEFDAIALDRGYQEIRGDVSEIVNALLTELDGTQSNDGICTIAATNRVELLDSSIRSRFEEEIEFKLPSYEERLEILKRNLGEFPVEVKARLELVAAASEGFSGRDLVEKVIKSSLHRAIAEGKDRIETEDLLSAAEKVKMPSKQPPKQMFI; encoded by the coding sequence ATGCCAAAAAGGGAAAGCGCAGAAATCAAGTACCTCATACTCCGCCCGCTGGGTTATCCGCTTAAAGCAAGCTATCACGAATACCCTGAGGTAGATAACCCCAAGGTTTTTGATGTTTATGCGAAAGAGCAGTGGAAGGGGGAGTTCGTGCACAAAAACAAGCTCATATTTGACATCAGGATGTTTCCGGACTTTGCGTTTGAGGTTATTGATTGTGAGCCGCCTTCAGGATACATCTCCGACTCCACGATAATACTGGTGGAGAGCGAGTCTAAAATTATTGAGACAGAAATCGTAAGGGATATCACGCTCAAAGATGTCGTCGGACAGGATGAGGCGAAAAAGAAGGCCAGAGTAATTCTGGAATATCTCAAAAATCCCGAAAAGTTCGGAAAGTGGTCTCCGAAAAACGTCCTGTTCTACGGACCTCCAGGAACGGGGAAAACGATGATGGCAAAAGCTCTGTCAAACGAGGCGAAAACCCCCTTTCTTTCTGTAAAATCCACAAAGCTCATAGGTGACCATGTTGGTGACGGGGCAAGAAAGGTACACGAGCTTTATGAGAGGGCCAGACAGCTCGCTCCGTGCATCGTGTTTCTCGACGAGTTCGATGCAATAGCTCTTGACAGAGGATACCAGGAAATCAGAGGTGACGTGTCTGAAATTGTCAACGCACTTCTGACTGAACTCGATGGAACTCAGAGCAACGACGGGATATGCACAATAGCTGCCACAAATAGGGTTGAGCTCCTGGACTCATCAATAAGAAGCAGATTTGAAGAGGAAATAGAATTCAAGCTGCCGAGTTACGAAGAAAGACTTGAAATCCTGAAAAGGAATCTGGGTGAGTTCCCTGTGGAGGTGAAGGCCAGACTTGAGCTTGTGGCTGCTGCGTCCGAAGGTTTCAGCGGAAGAGATCTTGTAGAGAAGGTTATAAAATCTTCACTTCACAGGGCGATTGCGGAGGGAAAGGACAGGATAGAAACAGAGGATCTGTTGAGTGCGGCAGAAAAAGTAAAAATGCCTTCAAAGCAGCCACCGAAGCAGATGTTCATTTGA